A genomic segment from Streptomyces sp. NBC_00459 encodes:
- a CDS encoding alpha/beta fold hydrolase, which yields MSDHVRTPDGRRLRVEVSGDPGGHPVFLLHGTPGSRVGPRPRSMFLYQRGARLISYDRPGYGGSDRRPGRRVADVVGDVRDVADALGLDRFAVVGRSGGAPHALACAALLPDRVTRAAALVGLAPRDAEGLDWFAGMAPSNVKEFRTASTDPERFAARLIPRSAAIRSNPATLLDELRSDLTDDDLSIVSDTAMRSMLLRNFREAVRTSPYGWIDDGLALTGPWGFDPADIRVPVLLWHGGRDVFSPPAHASWLAARIPRARTVVEPTAVHFAAVRALPRVIGWLLGDRFS from the coding sequence GTGTCTGACCATGTGCGGACCCCGGACGGGCGGCGATTACGCGTCGAGGTGTCGGGAGACCCCGGTGGGCACCCCGTGTTCCTCCTGCACGGCACGCCCGGCAGCCGGGTCGGGCCCCGGCCCCGCTCGATGTTCCTCTACCAGCGCGGCGCCCGCCTCATCAGCTACGACCGCCCCGGGTACGGCGGCTCCGACCGACGCCCGGGCCGTCGGGTCGCGGACGTCGTGGGCGACGTACGCGATGTCGCCGACGCCCTCGGCCTGGATCGCTTCGCCGTGGTCGGCCGTTCCGGCGGCGCCCCGCACGCCCTCGCCTGCGCCGCACTGCTGCCGGACCGGGTGACCCGGGCCGCCGCGCTGGTCGGGCTCGCCCCGAGGGACGCGGAGGGGCTGGACTGGTTCGCGGGCATGGCCCCCTCCAACGTCAAGGAGTTCCGCACCGCTTCCACTGATCCGGAGCGGTTCGCCGCCCGGCTCATCCCGCGCTCGGCGGCCATCCGCAGCAACCCGGCGACGCTCCTCGACGAACTCCGCAGCGATCTGACCGACGACGACCTCTCGATTGTCTCGGACACCGCGATGCGCTCGATGTTGCTGCGCAACTTCCGTGAGGCGGTGCGTACTTCACCGTACGGCTGGATCGACGACGGCCTTGCGCTGACCGGCCCCTGGGGGTTCGACCCCGCGGACATCCGGGTGCCCGTCCTGCTCTGGCACGGCGGGCGGGACGTCTTCTCGCCGCCCGCCCACGCGTCCTGGCTCGCCGCCCGTATCCCACGGGCCAGGACGGTCGTCGAACCCACGGCTGTCCACTTCGCCGCGGTGCGCGCACTGCCCAGGGTGATCGGCTGGCTGCTCGGCGACAGGTTCAGCTGA
- a CDS encoding magnesium and cobalt transport protein CorA, which produces MSMVGSLRKVARLARRGRRRVDLSHPARSPLGSTVVNCVIYRDGVRQETAPTVEESVARVRKHNRGFVWLGLHEPSETELTHVAELFGLHPLAVENAVQAHQRPKVERYGDVLFAVFKTVCYVEHDELTATSEVVTTGEIMVFAGPDFVVTVRHGRHGSLGPLREDLESDPEQLGRGPAAVLHGIADHVVDDYLHVTDAVQDDIDQVESDVFSPQSPRTADAGRIYQLKRELLELKRAVVPLGRPLQQLATEPMPSVEPSIQAYFRDVSDHLLRATEQIHAYDALLDSILQAHLAQVTVGQNEDMRKITAWAAIVAVPTMVCGIYGMNFEHMPELHWRFGYPLVLSVIGTVCFFVHRGFKRNGWL; this is translated from the coding sequence ATGTCGATGGTCGGCAGCCTGCGCAAAGTGGCCCGCCTGGCTCGGCGTGGGCGGCGGCGGGTGGACCTCAGTCACCCCGCCCGCTCACCGCTCGGCTCGACCGTCGTCAACTGCGTGATCTACCGGGACGGGGTTCGCCAGGAGACCGCCCCGACCGTCGAGGAGTCCGTCGCCCGCGTCCGCAAGCACAACCGCGGCTTCGTCTGGCTCGGACTCCACGAACCCTCCGAGACGGAGCTCACCCACGTCGCCGAACTGTTCGGACTGCACCCGCTCGCCGTCGAGAACGCCGTCCAGGCCCATCAGCGCCCCAAGGTGGAGCGGTACGGTGATGTCCTGTTCGCCGTGTTCAAGACGGTCTGCTATGTCGAGCACGACGAACTCACCGCGACCAGCGAGGTCGTCACCACCGGCGAGATCATGGTCTTCGCCGGCCCCGACTTCGTCGTCACCGTCCGACACGGCCGCCACGGCTCCCTCGGCCCCCTGCGCGAGGACCTGGAGTCCGACCCGGAGCAGCTCGGCAGGGGCCCGGCGGCGGTACTGCACGGCATCGCCGACCATGTCGTCGACGACTACCTGCACGTCACGGACGCCGTCCAGGACGACATCGACCAGGTCGAGTCGGACGTCTTCTCCCCGCAGAGCCCGCGCACCGCCGACGCCGGCCGTATCTACCAGCTCAAGCGCGAGCTGCTTGAGCTCAAGCGGGCCGTGGTCCCCCTCGGCCGCCCCCTCCAGCAGTTGGCCACCGAGCCGATGCCCTCCGTCGAGCCGTCGATACAGGCCTACTTCCGGGACGTGTCCGACCACCTCCTCCGCGCCACCGAGCAGATCCACGCCTACGACGCCCTGCTCGACTCGATCCTCCAGGCCCACCTCGCGCAGGTCACCGTCGGCCAGAACGAGGACATGCGGAAGATCACGGCGTGGGCGGCGATCGTCGCCGTACCGACGATGGTCTGCGGGATCTACGGCATGAACTTCGAGCACATGCCCGAACTGCACTGGCGCTTCGGCTACCCGCTCGTCCTCTCCGTCATCGGCACCGTCTGCTTCTTCGTCCACCGCGGTTTCAAACGCAACGGCTGGCTGTGA
- a CDS encoding DUF6174 domain-containing protein produces MASVRLLSSVVLVAGLVCTLAGCEGDSGASVSGQGASASSPTPTSSFSSFAESWEEPASYVYTLTSSEGERSLIGTFRVTVRDGKVAKAVGLDESARGAVQRAPEEVPTIGGLLDQLARAHHDGADTAEAEYAPDGHPVRITLDPEENAIDDEQSYVISGYEPDPAPAGGQS; encoded by the coding sequence ATGGCTTCGGTCCGATTGCTGTCGTCCGTCGTACTGGTCGCGGGGCTGGTGTGCACGCTCGCCGGCTGCGAAGGGGACTCCGGAGCCTCGGTGTCGGGGCAGGGCGCGTCGGCGTCCTCGCCCACCCCCACCTCCTCGTTCTCGTCGTTCGCGGAGTCCTGGGAGGAACCCGCCTCGTACGTCTACACGCTCACGTCGAGCGAGGGGGAGCGCAGCCTGATCGGCACGTTCCGGGTGACGGTCCGGGACGGGAAGGTGGCCAAGGCGGTCGGGCTCGACGAGAGCGCGCGGGGCGCCGTCCAGCGCGCACCCGAGGAAGTGCCCACCATCGGCGGGCTGTTGGACCAGCTGGCACGGGCCCACCACGATGGCGCGGACACGGCGGAAGCGGAGTACGCGCCCGACGGGCACCCCGTACGGATCACCCTGGACCCGGAGGAGAACGCGATCGACGACGAGCAGTCGTACGTCATCAGCGGCTACGAGCCGGATCCGGCGCCCGCGGGGGGACAGTCCTGA
- a CDS encoding type 1 glutamine amidotransferase yields the protein MRALVIRHDHLSLSGPVGDRIARLGYEIDELTVVPAERHDSPGVGFDFPDPAGYDLIVLLGAPWSVYDRSKVAPWIDGELELLRTAHAAELPVLGICFGAQALATALGGSVEAAPRHEIGWTAVESDVPGLIPAGPWFQWHFDRFTVPPGAVELARSAVGPQAFRAGRALGVQFHPELDEETLLQWLDAAGRREARAHGEDPDRLLAETRARHEESRQRAYDLVDAFLAQIAGVATDPTADGRGRAA from the coding sequence GTGCGCGCCCTCGTCATACGTCACGACCATCTCTCGCTGTCCGGTCCCGTCGGCGACCGCATCGCCCGACTCGGCTACGAAATCGACGAGTTGACCGTCGTACCGGCCGAGCGCCACGACAGCCCCGGCGTCGGGTTCGACTTCCCCGACCCGGCCGGTTACGACCTGATCGTGCTGCTCGGCGCGCCCTGGTCGGTCTACGACAGGTCCAAGGTCGCCCCCTGGATCGACGGCGAACTGGAGCTCCTGCGCACCGCGCACGCCGCCGAGCTGCCCGTGCTCGGCATCTGCTTCGGGGCACAGGCACTCGCCACCGCCCTCGGGGGGAGCGTCGAGGCGGCTCCCCGGCACGAGATCGGCTGGACGGCCGTCGAGTCGGACGTACCCGGGCTGATTCCGGCCGGGCCGTGGTTCCAGTGGCACTTCGACCGGTTCACCGTCCCGCCGGGTGCGGTCGAGCTGGCCCGCAGCGCGGTCGGCCCGCAGGCCTTCCGGGCCGGACGGGCGCTCGGGGTGCAGTTCCATCCCGAGCTCGACGAGGAGACACTGCTCCAGTGGCTGGACGCCGCCGGCCGGCGCGAGGCCAGGGCGCACGGCGAGGACCCGGACCGGCTGCTCGCGGAGACCCGCGCCCGGCACGAGGAGTCACGGCAGCGGGCGTACGACCTCGTCGACGCGTTCCTCGCGCAGATCGCCGGGGTGGCGACGGACCCGACCGCCGACGGGCGGGGCCGCGCGGCCTGA
- a CDS encoding MarR family winged helix-turn-helix transcriptional regulator: protein MTQRPIVETEQLVKAKLGDISIQHDQMAVVANIHRAASAVRQHVENSVLRGVDLTWTGFVVLWVVWISGETETRLVAEEAGISKGTLTGVARTLESRGLVRRIEHPSDGRRVLLGLTDEGETLMRTLFPDFNAEEAFVAAPLSAEECRATADALRRIVVQVETHGEDRRLELLDGAEPAPRRSGRRPKS, encoded by the coding sequence GTGACGCAGCGACCGATCGTCGAGACCGAGCAGTTGGTCAAGGCCAAGCTCGGGGACATTTCGATCCAGCACGACCAGATGGCCGTCGTCGCGAACATCCACCGGGCCGCCTCCGCCGTGCGCCAGCATGTCGAGAACTCCGTGTTGCGCGGGGTGGATCTCACCTGGACCGGGTTCGTCGTGCTGTGGGTCGTCTGGATCTCCGGGGAGACCGAGACACGGCTCGTCGCCGAGGAGGCCGGGATCTCCAAGGGGACACTCACCGGAGTGGCCCGGACGCTGGAGTCACGTGGGCTGGTCCGGCGTATCGAGCACCCTTCGGACGGACGGCGGGTGCTGCTCGGGCTCACGGACGAGGGCGAGACGCTGATGCGGACGCTGTTCCCCGACTTCAACGCCGAGGAGGCCTTCGTCGCCGCCCCTCTGAGCGCCGAGGAGTGCCGGGCCACCGCGGACGCGCTGCGCAGGATCGTCGTCCAGGTCGAGACCCACGGGGAGGACCGTCGGCTGGAACTGCTCGACGGCGCCGAACCCGCTCCGCGCCGCAGCGGACGGCGCCCCAAGAGCTGA
- a CDS encoding LLM class flavin-dependent oxidoreductase, producing MTAAPRMQLVLSENWTMTGGRVDLPLLVRWAREAEDAGFDSVMLSEHIVLGPDAGVNGVMGNPRDWALPGNQDPYMPWPNSLILLGAIASVTERIRLAASAVIAPLRHPLLLARELGTLDLLCEGRLIVLPNVSWSRDEYDALGVPFARRGRLLDEHLEIWAKLWGPSPVSHEGGNYPFENVYFEPKAYRPDGPRLCFGGAGMHTAMVRRLVRYGHAFNPLGRPTADELKVLGEAMKEAGRDVSELEMIGGVRVVFPDERSCADLGAALASIPEQMESGFTTFCVKPSQFTDDPDGVGAFCRDVMRRVSAGASAM from the coding sequence ATGACCGCAGCTCCTCGTATGCAACTGGTCCTCAGTGAGAACTGGACCATGACCGGCGGGCGCGTCGACCTGCCGCTGCTGGTGCGCTGGGCCCGGGAGGCCGAGGACGCCGGATTCGACTCGGTGATGCTCAGCGAGCACATCGTGCTCGGCCCCGACGCCGGCGTGAACGGCGTCATGGGCAACCCGCGCGACTGGGCCCTGCCGGGCAACCAGGACCCGTACATGCCCTGGCCCAACTCCCTGATCCTGCTCGGCGCGATCGCCTCGGTGACCGAACGGATCCGGCTGGCCGCCTCGGCCGTGATCGCCCCGCTGCGCCATCCCCTGCTGCTGGCGCGGGAGTTGGGCACGCTCGACCTGCTCTGTGAGGGGCGGCTGATAGTGCTGCCCAACGTCAGCTGGAGCCGCGACGAGTACGACGCGCTCGGGGTCCCCTTCGCCCGGCGGGGCCGGCTGCTGGACGAACACCTGGAGATCTGGGCGAAGTTGTGGGGCCCGTCGCCGGTGTCCCACGAGGGCGGGAACTACCCCTTCGAGAACGTGTACTTCGAGCCCAAGGCGTACCGGCCGGACGGGCCCCGGCTGTGTTTCGGCGGGGCCGGGATGCACACGGCGATGGTGCGGCGGCTGGTGAGGTACGGGCACGCCTTCAACCCGCTGGGGCGGCCCACGGCCGACGAGCTGAAGGTGCTCGGGGAGGCGATGAAGGAGGCGGGACGGGATGTGTCCGAGCTGGAGATGATCGGGGGAGTGCGGGTGGTGTTCCCCGATGAGCGGTCCTGTGCGGATCTCGGGGCGGCGCTGGCTTCGATTCCGGAGCAGATGGAGTCGGGGTTCACGACGTTCTGTGTGAAGCCGTCGCAGTTCACCGATGATCCGGACGGGGTCGGGGCCTTCTGCCGGGACGTGATGCGGCGGGTTTCCGCAGGAGCGTCCGCCATGTGA
- a CDS encoding LacI family DNA-binding transcriptional regulator, which produces MTKVTRDDVARLAGTSSAVVSYVVNNGPRPVSAEKRRRVLEAVKELGYRPDRVAQAMASRRTDLLGLIVPDARQPFFGEITHALERAAADRGKMVLVGNSDYQEEREIHYLHAFLGMRVSALILVSLGLGDRIAAELDTMDTRVVLMHERSASVRKFAVVTDDVEGARLATRHLLQHGHTAVACLGGPGSAPLAGDPVADHVEGWRKAMADAGRPTEGLLFHAPYNRYDTYGIALRLLAAPDRPTAVFCSTDDQAIGLLRAARELGVDVPGELAVSGFDDVKEAAMTDPPLTTVASDREAMARRAVDMALDPELDATTPGETDRTRRFASRLVVRASCGCPDQGATSRSLSVGAPTATA; this is translated from the coding sequence GTGACAAAGGTGACACGGGACGACGTCGCCAGACTCGCGGGAACTTCCAGCGCGGTCGTCAGTTACGTCGTCAACAATGGCCCCCGGCCCGTCTCCGCGGAGAAACGCCGACGCGTTCTCGAAGCCGTGAAAGAGCTCGGCTACCGGCCCGACCGGGTGGCCCAGGCCATGGCCAGTCGCCGTACGGACCTGCTGGGGCTGATCGTTCCGGACGCCCGTCAGCCATTTTTCGGGGAAATCACCCACGCGTTGGAACGCGCCGCCGCCGACCGGGGAAAAATGGTGCTCGTCGGCAACTCCGATTACCAGGAGGAGCGCGAAATCCATTACCTGCACGCCTTTCTGGGGATGCGGGTGTCGGCGCTGATCCTGGTCAGTCTGGGGCTCGGTGACCGGATCGCCGCCGAGCTCGACACCATGGACACCCGGGTCGTGCTGATGCACGAACGGTCCGCTTCCGTACGGAAGTTCGCCGTGGTCACGGACGACGTCGAGGGCGCCAGGCTCGCCACCCGGCACCTCCTCCAGCACGGGCACACCGCCGTGGCCTGCCTGGGCGGTCCCGGATCCGCTCCCCTGGCCGGGGATCCCGTCGCCGACCATGTCGAGGGCTGGCGCAAGGCGATGGCGGACGCCGGCCGCCCCACCGAGGGACTGCTCTTCCACGCCCCCTACAACCGGTACGACACCTACGGGATCGCGCTGCGCCTGCTCGCCGCCCCCGACCGGCCGACCGCCGTGTTCTGCTCGACGGACGACCAGGCCATCGGCCTGCTGCGGGCGGCCCGTGAACTGGGCGTCGACGTACCGGGGGAGCTCGCGGTGTCGGGCTTCGACGACGTCAAGGAGGCGGCGATGACCGACCCGCCGCTGACTACGGTCGCGTCCGACCGCGAGGCGATGGCCCGCAGGGCGGTGGACATGGCGCTCGACCCGGAACTCGACGCGACGACTCCCGGCGAGACGGACCGCACCCGCCGCTTCGCGTCCCGCCTGGTCGTCCGGGCGTCCTGCGGCTGCCCGGACCAGGGCGCCACCTCCCGTTCCCTGTCCGTCGGGGCCCCGACGGCCACTGCCTGA